The following proteins are encoded in a genomic region of Streptococcus sp. 29892:
- the fusA gene encoding elongation factor G, translating into MAREFSLEKTRNIGIMAHVDAGKTTTTERILYYTGKIHKIGETHEGASQMDWMEQEQERGITITSAATTAQWNNHRVNIIDTPGHVDFTIEVQRSLRVLDGAVTVLDSQSGVEPQTETVWRQATEYGVPRIVFANKMDKIGADFLYSVSTLHERLQANAHPIQLPIGSEDEFRGIIDLIKMKAEIYTNDLGTDILEEDIPAEYLEQAQEYREKLVEAVAETDEELMMKYLEGEEITNDELKAAIRKATINVEFFPVLCGSAFKNKGVQLMLDAVIDYLPSPVDIPAIKGINPDTDAEEERHASDEEPFAALAFKIMTDPFVGRLTFFRVYSGVLNSGSYVMNTSKGKRERIGRILQMHANSRQEIETVYAGDIAAAVGLKDTTTGDSLTDEKAKVILESIHVPEPVIQLMVEPKSKADQDKMGIALSKLAEEDPTFRVETNVETGETVISGMGELHLDVLVDRMRREFKVEANVGAPQVSYRETFRASTQARGFFKRQSGGKGQFGDVWIEFTPNEEGKGFEFENAIVGGVVPREFIPAVEKGLVESMANGVLAGYPIVDVKAKLYDGSYHDVDSSETAFKVAASLALKEAAKSAQPTILEPMMLVTITAPEDNLGDVMGHVTARRGRVDGMEARGNTQIVRAYVPLAEMFGYATVLRSATQGRGTFMMVFDHYEDVPKSVQDEIIKKNGGNA; encoded by the coding sequence ATGGCACGCGAATTTTCATTAGAAAAAACTCGTAATATCGGTATCATGGCGCACGTTGACGCGGGTAAAACAACGACAACTGAGCGTATTCTTTACTACACTGGTAAAATCCACAAAATCGGTGAAACTCACGAAGGTGCATCACAAATGGACTGGATGGAGCAAGAGCAAGAGCGTGGTATCACAATCACATCTGCTGCGACAACAGCTCAATGGAACAACCACCGTGTAAACATCATCGACACACCAGGACACGTGGACTTCACAATCGAAGTACAACGTTCACTTCGCGTTCTTGATGGTGCGGTTACCGTTCTTGACTCACAATCAGGTGTTGAGCCACAAACTGAAACAGTATGGCGTCAAGCAACTGAATACGGTGTTCCACGTATCGTATTTGCCAACAAAATGGACAAAATCGGTGCTGACTTCCTTTACTCAGTAAGCACACTTCATGAGCGTCTTCAAGCAAATGCTCACCCAATTCAATTGCCAATCGGTTCTGAAGATGAGTTCCGTGGTATCATCGACTTGATCAAGATGAAAGCTGAAATCTATACTAACGACCTTGGTACAGATATTCTTGAAGAAGATATTCCGGCTGAATACCTTGAGCAAGCTCAAGAATACCGTGAAAAATTGGTTGAAGCAGTTGCGGAAACTGATGAAGAATTGATGATGAAATACCTTGAAGGTGAAGAAATCACAAACGACGAATTGAAAGCTGCTATCCGTAAAGCAACAATCAACGTTGAATTCTTCCCAGTATTGTGTGGTTCAGCCTTCAAAAACAAAGGTGTTCAATTGATGCTTGATGCGGTTATTGACTACCTTCCAAGCCCAGTTGACATCCCTGCTATCAAAGGTATCAATCCAGATACAGATGCTGAAGAAGAGCGTCATGCTTCTGACGAAGAGCCATTTGCAGCTCTTGCCTTCAAGATCATGACTGACCCATTCGTAGGTCGTTTGACATTCTTCCGTGTCTACTCAGGTGTACTTAACAGTGGTTCATACGTAATGAACACTTCTAAAGGTAAACGTGAGCGTATCGGACGTATCCTTCAAATGCACGCAAACAGCCGTCAAGAAATTGAAACTGTTTACGCTGGTGATATCGCCGCTGCGGTTGGTTTGAAAGATACTACAACTGGTGACTCATTGACAGATGAAAAAGCAAAAGTAATCCTTGAGTCAATCCACGTTCCAGAACCAGTTATCCAATTGATGGTTGAGCCTAAGTCTAAAGCTGACCAAGACAAGATGGGTATCGCCCTTTCTAAATTGGCTGAAGAAGATCCAACATTCCGCGTTGAAACAAACGTTGAAACTGGTGAAACAGTTATCTCAGGTATGGGTGAGTTGCACTTGGATGTCCTTGTTGACCGTATGCGTCGTGAATTCAAGGTTGAAGCGAACGTAGGTGCTCCTCAAGTATCATACCGTGAAACATTCCGTGCTTCTACTCAAGCTCGTGGTTTCTTCAAACGCCAGTCTGGTGGTAAAGGTCAATTCGGTGACGTTTGGATCGAATTCACACCAAACGAAGAAGGTAAAGGTTTCGAGTTCGAGAACGCTATCGTCGGTGGTGTGGTTCCACGTGAATTCATCCCAGCGGTTGAAAAAGGTCTCGTAGAATCTATGGCCAACGGTGTTCTTGCTGGTTACCCAATCGTTGACGTTAAAGCGAAGCTTTACGATGGTTCATACCACGATGTCGACTCATCTGAAACAGCCTTCAAAGTGGCAGCATCTCTTGCCCTTAAAGAAGCAGCTAAATCAGCTCAACCAACTATCCTTGAGCCAATGATGCTTGTAACCATCACTGCACCAGAAGATAACCTTGGTGACGTTATGGGTCACGTTACTGCACGTCGTGGTCGCGTTGACGGTATGGAAGCTCGTGGTAACACACAAATCGTTCGTGCTTATGTACCACTTGCTGAAATGTTCGGTTACGCAACTGTTCTTCGTTCAGCAACACAAGGTCGCGGTACTTTCATGATGGTATTTGACCACTACGAAGATGTACCAAAATCTGTACAAGATGAAATCATCAAGAAAAACGGCGGCAACGCTTAA
- a CDS encoding glycerophosphodiester phosphodiesterase family protein has translation MPTKYSKIRQKHLSKRKHRSKFQKSILSILTPLLSLGLWYVLNTISISIQPVISNIFPSHVQMNYSLFFAFLYSSLVLALTLTLWFWWKILFNEKFTWWKPSSLLFIFLPVVPVFLLARYEASFHTPKAPLIISHRALNDHHAIENTVEALQLASQSQPDYIEIDLWETADLEFIAFHDASLINWAGVDYRPHDLTLANLTETIITDAAGYSAKIASFDQILTEARAQNQKLLIDFKTSAQDSSQMVDNFMKKYQASFEEEGHQLQSADPHFINAILKYAPKFETYLLMSAPPEIELPNLTGYSVPLDQLTDDLLNYIRKSGKAFYVWTVNAPEGVQQADSIEVDGIITDYPTRTQTVLSGLSQANKYTKLYQEQLQYFKIFPIQEQ, from the coding sequence ATGCCGACAAAATACTCAAAAATCCGCCAGAAACACTTATCCAAAAGAAAACATCGGTCTAAATTTCAAAAATCCATCCTCAGCATTCTCACTCCTTTATTAAGTTTAGGATTATGGTATGTATTAAATACAATCAGCATATCTATCCAGCCAGTCATCTCAAATATTTTTCCCAGTCATGTGCAAATGAACTATAGCCTATTTTTCGCTTTTCTTTACAGTAGTTTAGTCCTTGCGCTCACACTTACCTTGTGGTTCTGGTGGAAAATACTCTTTAACGAAAAATTTACTTGGTGGAAGCCCTCTTCACTCCTTTTCATCTTCCTTCCAGTTGTACCAGTCTTCTTATTAGCCCGATATGAAGCCTCCTTTCATACCCCAAAAGCGCCACTTATTATTTCTCATCGCGCTTTAAACGACCACCACGCTATTGAAAATACCGTTGAAGCACTGCAGTTAGCAAGTCAGAGCCAGCCAGACTACATCGAAATCGACCTTTGGGAAACAGCTGACCTAGAGTTTATTGCTTTTCACGATGCAAGTTTAATCAATTGGGCTGGTGTAGACTATCGTCCCCATGATCTTACTTTGGCAAACTTAACAGAAACCATCATAACAGATGCAGCTGGCTACTCTGCCAAAATTGCAAGTTTTGACCAAATTCTAACTGAAGCTAGGGCACAAAATCAGAAACTCTTAATTGATTTTAAAACTTCTGCACAAGATAGTTCCCAAATGGTAGACAATTTTATGAAGAAATACCAAGCAAGCTTTGAAGAGGAGGGGCATCAGCTTCAGTCTGCTGACCCTCATTTCATAAACGCTATTCTAAAGTATGCTCCAAAATTTGAAACCTACTTATTGATGAGCGCACCTCCGGAAATTGAATTACCTAACCTGACTGGCTATAGTGTTCCCTTGGATCAACTCACTGATGATTTACTTAATTATATTCGCAAATCGGGAAAAGCTTTCTACGTATGGACTGTCAATGCTCCTGAGGGAGTGCAACAAGCAGACTCCATAGAAGTAGATGGCATCATCACCGACTACCCAACTCGTACACAAACAGTTTTATCTGGTCTATCACAAGCCAATAAATACACAAAACTGTATCAAGAACAATTACAATATTTTAAAATATTCCCCATCCAAGAACAATGA
- the gap gene encoding type I glyceraldehyde-3-phosphate dehydrogenase, with protein sequence MVVKVGINGFGRIGRLAFRRIQNVEGVEVTRINDLTDPVMLAHLLKYDTTQGRFDGTVEVKDGGFEVNGKFVKVSAEREPGKIDWAADGVEIVLEATGFFTSKTAAEQHIHENGAKKVVITAPGGNDVKTIVFNTNHDILDGTETVISGASCTTNCLAPMAKALHDAFGVQKGLMTTIHGYTGDQMVLDGPHRGGDLRRARAAAANIVPNSTGAAKAIGLVIPELNGKLDGAAQRVPVPTGSVTELVATLNKKVTAEEVNAAMKAAATESYGYTEDQIVSSDIVGISFGSLFDATQTKVLDVDGEQLVKVVSWYDNEMSYTAQLVRTLEYFAKIAK encoded by the coding sequence ATGGTAGTTAAAGTTGGTATTAACGGTTTCGGACGTATCGGTCGTCTTGCTTTCCGTCGTATCCAAAACGTAGAAGGTGTTGAAGTTACTCGTATCAACGACCTTACAGACCCAGTAATGCTTGCACACTTGTTGAAATACGACACAACTCAAGGTCGTTTCGACGGTACTGTTGAAGTTAAAGACGGTGGTTTCGAAGTTAACGGTAAATTCGTTAAAGTTTCTGCTGAGCGTGAGCCAGGAAAAATTGACTGGGCTGCTGACGGCGTAGAAATCGTTCTTGAAGCAACTGGTTTCTTCACTTCAAAAACTGCTGCTGAGCAACACATCCACGAAAATGGTGCTAAGAAAGTTGTTATCACTGCTCCTGGTGGTAACGATGTTAAGACTATCGTTTTCAACACTAACCACGATATCCTTGATGGTACTGAAACAGTTATCTCAGGTGCTTCATGTACTACAAACTGTTTGGCACCAATGGCTAAAGCTCTTCACGATGCATTTGGCGTTCAAAAAGGTTTGATGACTACAATCCACGGTTACACTGGTGACCAAATGGTTCTTGACGGACCACACCGTGGTGGTGACCTTCGTCGTGCTCGTGCTGCTGCTGCGAACATCGTTCCTAACTCAACTGGTGCTGCTAAAGCTATCGGCTTGGTAATCCCAGAGTTGAACGGTAAACTTGACGGTGCTGCACAACGTGTTCCAGTTCCAACAGGTTCTGTAACTGAATTGGTTGCAACTCTTAACAAGAAAGTTACTGCTGAAGAAGTAAACGCTGCTATGAAAGCTGCTGCTACTGAATCATACGGCTATACTGAAGACCAAATCGTTTCTTCAGATATCGTAGGTATCTCATTCGGTTCATTGTTCGATGCAACTCAAACTAAAGTTCTTGACGTTGATGGTGAGCAATTGGTTAAAGTTGTTTCATGGTACGACAACGAAATGTCTTATACTGCACAACTTGTTCGTACTCTTGAGTACT